Proteins encoded within one genomic window of Raineyella fluvialis:
- a CDS encoding DUF3566 domain-containing protein, with translation MSDARPDGDVDETVLRSTEEFYGDAGVPEAPEAPTPLRRPAPEQAMSHRTRRATLRLSHVDPWSVMKTSFVFSIAFGIAALILVLITWTVLSVSGVFDLINEQVGALLMSPGESQTFRIQDYFGLSKTLGLTILLSVLNVVILTAMSTLMAFLYNVACRLIGGLEVTLAED, from the coding sequence GTGAGTGACGCCCGACCGGACGGCGACGTCGACGAGACCGTGCTGCGCTCCACCGAGGAGTTCTACGGCGACGCCGGAGTGCCCGAAGCGCCCGAAGCCCCGACCCCGCTACGCCGCCCCGCTCCGGAGCAGGCGATGTCGCACCGGACGCGCCGGGCGACGCTGCGGCTCAGCCACGTCGACCCGTGGTCGGTGATGAAGACGTCGTTCGTCTTCTCCATCGCCTTCGGGATCGCCGCGCTGATCCTGGTGCTGATCACCTGGACGGTGCTGTCCGTCTCGGGCGTCTTCGACCTGATCAACGAGCAGGTCGGCGCTCTGCTGATGTCGCCAGGGGAGAGCCAGACCTTCCGGATCCAGGACTACTTCGGCCTGTCCAAGACGTTGGGCCTGACGATCCTGCTGTCGGTGCTCAACGTGGTCATCCTGACGGCGATGTCGACCCTGATGGCCTTCCTCTACAACGTCGCCTGCCGCCTGATCGGCGGCCTCGAGGTCACCCTCGCCGAGGACTGA
- a CDS encoding DUF721 domain-containing protein: MPPETTGSDESGEPTSVPDPDGLDLARRIARQVNAGTPAPQPAPRRRRRRPAEPLSSGARPDDRDPQPIGNVLRRMVEERGWRTDLDVHALMARWPDLIGPSNAAHCRPEAYEDGVLTVRTSSTAWAVQMRGIAPAVITRLNQQLGSEVVRRILVKGPDAPSWSHGRLRVKGRGPRDTYG, from the coding sequence ATGCCGCCTGAGACCACGGGGTCCGACGAGTCTGGCGAGCCGACCTCGGTCCCCGACCCGGACGGCCTCGACCTGGCCCGCCGGATCGCCCGCCAGGTGAACGCCGGGACGCCGGCCCCGCAGCCCGCGCCGCGGCGGCGTCGTCGCCGGCCCGCCGAGCCGCTGTCGTCGGGAGCCCGGCCCGACGACCGTGACCCGCAGCCGATCGGCAACGTGCTGCGCCGGATGGTGGAGGAACGCGGCTGGCGCACCGATCTCGACGTGCACGCCCTGATGGCGCGCTGGCCCGACCTGATCGGCCCCTCCAACGCCGCGCACTGCCGCCCCGAGGCGTACGAGGACGGGGTGCTCACCGTCCGCACGTCGTCGACCGCCTGGGCGGTGCAGATGCGCGGCATCGCCCCGGCGGTGATCACCCGCCTGAACCAGCAGCTGGGCTCTGAGGTGGTACGCCGGATCCTGGTCAAGGGACCGGATGCCCCGTCCTGGAGCCATGGTCGGCTCCGGGTCAAGGGCCGCGGACCGCGCGACACGTACGGGTGA
- the gyrA gene encoding DNA gyrase subunit A has protein sequence MPPQNEDAQGQGPDEQAGLDEQAVADQQGLTVAAKVDNVEQIDLEAEIQKSYLDYAMSVIVGRALPDVRDGLKPVHRRVLYAMYDGGYRPDRGWNKCARVVGEVMGTYHPHGDSAIYDTLVRLAQPWVMRAVLVNGQGNFGSPGNDPAAAMRYTECKMAPLAMEMVRDIDEETVDFQPNYDGRDMEPTVLPARFPNLLVNGSTGIAVGMATNIPTHNMREVNDAVQWALQHPEASEEELLEAAMERIKGPDFPLGALIVGRKGIEEAYRTGRGSVTMRAVIDIEEDDKGRTQLVVTELPYMCNPDNLALKIAELVHNGKLNGIADIRDDSSARTGQRLVIVLKRDAQPRVVMNNLYKHTQLQDTFGCNMVALVDEVPRTLRLDQFISHWITHQIEVIRRRTEYRLRKAEEQAHIYRALVKALDALDEVIALIRRSPTTEAAREGLKDLLEIDDAQATAILDMQLRRLAALERQKIIDSLEEIEARIADYRDILAKPERQRQIIATELQEIVDKYGDERRTRIVSADGDLSDEDLIPDEDVIVTITHGGYAKRTRSDQYRVQKRGGKGVRGATLRADDEVAHLFATTNHQWILFFTNMGRVYRAKAWQLPEANRDAKGGHVAGLLSFLPGETIAQVLAIPSYEVADYLLLATRKGLVKKTVLTAYDSPRQAGVIAISFRDEDDELIGAELAKAEDDVLLVSRKGQAIRFHADDEQLRPMGRATSGVTGMKFREGDELLAMMVVRHDFPEDDRFVFTVTDEGFAKRSRVSEYRLQGRGGLGIKAMKLNSERGSLVGGLMVQEGDEVIAIKSSGQVTRSAVSEVAVTSRDTMGVKFVGVSSSDAVSIIALNPESADDDTEVLDEAEPEVPDETSEESTSE, from the coding sequence ATGCCCCCGCAGAACGAGGACGCCCAGGGCCAGGGCCCGGACGAGCAGGCCGGACTCGACGAACAGGCCGTCGCCGACCAGCAGGGCCTGACGGTCGCCGCGAAGGTCGACAACGTCGAGCAGATCGACCTCGAGGCCGAGATCCAGAAGTCCTACCTCGACTACGCCATGTCGGTGATCGTCGGCCGTGCCCTGCCGGACGTCCGCGACGGCCTCAAGCCGGTGCACCGGCGCGTGCTCTACGCCATGTACGACGGCGGCTACCGCCCCGACCGCGGCTGGAACAAGTGCGCCCGCGTCGTCGGTGAGGTGATGGGCACCTACCACCCGCACGGCGACTCGGCGATCTACGACACCCTGGTCCGCCTCGCCCAGCCGTGGGTGATGCGCGCCGTGCTGGTCAACGGTCAGGGCAACTTCGGTTCCCCGGGCAACGACCCGGCCGCCGCGATGCGCTACACCGAGTGCAAGATGGCTCCGCTGGCCATGGAGATGGTCCGCGACATCGACGAGGAGACCGTCGACTTCCAGCCGAACTACGACGGTCGCGACATGGAGCCGACCGTCCTGCCGGCCCGCTTCCCCAACCTGCTGGTGAACGGCTCGACGGGCATTGCCGTCGGCATGGCCACCAACATCCCGACCCACAACATGCGCGAGGTCAACGACGCCGTGCAGTGGGCGTTGCAGCATCCGGAGGCCTCCGAGGAGGAGCTGCTGGAGGCCGCGATGGAGCGGATCAAGGGCCCGGACTTCCCGCTCGGTGCCCTGATCGTCGGCCGCAAGGGGATCGAGGAGGCCTACCGGACCGGCCGCGGTTCGGTCACGATGCGCGCCGTGATCGACATCGAGGAGGACGACAAGGGCCGTACGCAGCTCGTGGTCACCGAACTGCCGTACATGTGCAATCCGGACAACCTCGCGTTGAAGATCGCCGAACTGGTGCACAACGGCAAGCTCAACGGGATCGCCGACATCCGTGACGACAGCTCCGCCCGCACCGGCCAGCGCCTCGTCATCGTGCTGAAGCGTGACGCCCAGCCTCGCGTGGTGATGAACAACCTCTACAAGCACACCCAGCTGCAGGACACCTTCGGCTGCAACATGGTGGCGCTGGTCGACGAGGTCCCGCGGACGCTGCGCCTGGACCAGTTCATCTCGCACTGGATCACCCACCAGATCGAGGTCATCCGGCGTCGCACCGAGTACCGGCTGCGCAAGGCGGAGGAGCAGGCGCACATCTACCGCGCCCTGGTGAAGGCCCTCGACGCCCTCGACGAGGTCATCGCGCTGATCCGCCGCTCGCCGACGACGGAGGCCGCCCGGGAGGGTCTGAAGGACCTGCTGGAGATCGACGACGCGCAGGCCACCGCCATCCTCGACATGCAGCTGCGCCGGCTGGCGGCCCTGGAGCGGCAGAAGATCATCGATTCCCTCGAGGAGATCGAGGCCCGGATCGCCGACTACCGCGACATCCTGGCCAAGCCCGAGCGCCAGCGACAGATCATCGCCACCGAGCTACAGGAGATCGTCGACAAGTACGGCGACGAGCGGCGCACCCGGATCGTCTCCGCGGACGGCGACCTGTCCGACGAGGACCTGATCCCCGATGAGGACGTCATCGTCACCATCACCCACGGCGGCTACGCCAAGCGGACCCGCTCCGACCAGTACCGCGTGCAGAAGCGCGGTGGCAAGGGCGTCCGCGGGGCGACGCTGCGGGCGGACGACGAGGTCGCGCACCTCTTCGCGACCACCAACCACCAGTGGATCCTGTTCTTCACCAACATGGGACGCGTCTACCGGGCCAAGGCCTGGCAGCTCCCCGAGGCCAACCGGGACGCCAAGGGCGGGCACGTGGCCGGGCTGCTGAGCTTCCTGCCCGGCGAGACGATCGCGCAGGTGCTCGCCATCCCGTCGTACGAGGTGGCGGACTACCTGCTGCTCGCCACCCGCAAGGGGCTGGTGAAGAAGACCGTGCTGACGGCGTACGACTCGCCGCGGCAGGCCGGCGTGATCGCCATCAGCTTCCGTGACGAGGACGACGAGTTGATCGGCGCCGAGCTCGCGAAGGCCGAGGACGATGTCCTGCTGGTCTCCCGCAAGGGCCAGGCGATCCGCTTCCACGCCGACGACGAGCAGTTGCGTCCGATGGGCCGGGCCACTTCCGGCGTGACCGGGATGAAGTTCCGTGAGGGCGACGAACTGCTGGCGATGATGGTCGTCCGGCACGACTTCCCCGAGGACGACCGCTTCGTCTTCACGGTCACCGACGAGGGCTTCGCGAAGCGCTCCCGGGTCAGCGAGTACCGGCTGCAGGGCCGCGGTGGCCTGGGCATCAAGGCGATGAAGCTGAACTCCGAGCGGGGCAGCCTGGTGGGTGGCCTGATGGTCCAGGAGGGCGATGAGGTCATCGCCATCAAGAGCTCCGGTCAGGTGACACGGAGCGCTGTCAGCGAGGTCGCGGTCACCTCCCGTGACACTATGGGGGTGAAGTTCGTCGGTGTCTCCTCGAGCGACGCGGTGTCGATCATCGCGCTGAACCCGGAGAGTGCCGACGACGACACCGAGGTGCTCGACGAGGCCGAGCCTGAGGTGCCCGATGAGACGAGCGAGGAGTCCACCAGTGAGTGA
- a CDS encoding RidA family protein, protein MKKQTERCLDNLKAVLEEIDHSLDDVVKVNIFLTDLADMPEVDQAYATFFPGGIPARRIVGVSALPDGALIQIDAVVSNAEGTPPKA, encoded by the coding sequence ATCAAGAAGCAGACGGAGCGGTGCCTCGACAACCTGAAGGCCGTTCTTGAGGAGATCGACCATTCCCTGGACGATGTCGTCAAGGTGAACATCTTCCTCACCGACCTCGCCGATATGCCGGAGGTCGACCAGGCGTACGCCACATTCTTCCCCGGCGGGATTCCGGCCCGGCGAATTGTGGGCGTATCAGCTCTGCCCGACGGTGCTTTGATTCAGATCGATGCTGTCGTGTCCAATGCTGAAGGAACGCCGCCGAAAGCCTGA
- a CDS encoding glycosyltransferase 87 family protein has protein sequence MQTERDTRPIPSWWWAAVPVLLTIVLWAFVAQHDPIDLKVYRMGGEFIWHRQTSLYDLKDFWLPFTYPPFAAVVFAPLALLPPQAMIVATYALSGAALIRISVLVLRRLQPNLAATIAILLTPMALLLDPIVSNFGFGQVNLLLAWLVVEDLMAPRSAAGGAWGSASPPVSSSPRPSSGCCCSPPGRSGRRSSPRCPVSAPSCSASWSCRTHR, from the coding sequence ATGCAGACCGAGCGCGACACACGCCCGATACCGTCATGGTGGTGGGCCGCCGTCCCGGTGCTGCTCACGATCGTACTCTGGGCCTTCGTCGCGCAGCATGACCCGATCGACCTCAAGGTCTACCGGATGGGCGGCGAGTTCATCTGGCACCGCCAGACCAGCCTGTACGACCTCAAGGACTTCTGGCTGCCGTTCACCTATCCCCCGTTCGCCGCGGTGGTGTTCGCCCCGCTGGCGCTGCTGCCCCCGCAGGCGATGATCGTCGCCACGTACGCCCTCAGTGGCGCGGCCCTGATCCGGATCAGCGTCCTCGTGCTGCGGCGTCTCCAGCCGAACCTGGCGGCCACGATCGCGATCCTGCTGACCCCGATGGCACTGCTGCTGGATCCGATCGTGTCCAACTTCGGCTTCGGGCAGGTCAACCTGCTGCTCGCCTGGCTCGTCGTGGAGGACCTGATGGCCCCGAGGAGCGCCGCTGGCGGGGCGTGGGGATCGGCATCGCCGCCGGTATCAAGCTCACCCCGGCCATCTTCTGGCTGCTGCTGCTCGCCACCCGGCAGAAGCGGGCGGCGATCGTCGCCCCGCTGTCCGGTATCGGCACCATCCTGCTCGGCTTCCTGGTCCTGCCGCACTCATCGGTGA
- the recF gene encoding DNA replication/repair protein RecF (All proteins in this family for which functions are known are DNA-binding proteins that assist the filamentation of RecA onto DNA for the initiation of recombination or recombinational repair.), with protein MYVDHLTLADFRSYAYVDVDLAPGVVTFVGANGQGKTNLVEAVDYLATLGSHRVSSDLPLVRHGNERATIKARVRAGREDDRALVLEIDIHPGRANKARLNRAPLGRPRELLGILRTVVFSPEDLAVVKGDPAERRQFLDGLVTTRWPRMAGVRHDYDKVLRQRNSLLKTMSGRGGRTADPYAEDTLRIWDDQLAAVGAEVLSARLDTLAALMPHAARAYAEIAPSNNLATARYRSTLEEAAGGEGLPFDREELRQLLLTQMAERRAEEVARGVSLVGPHRDDIDLALGDLPAKGYASHGESWSYALALKLGGFHLLRADGIEPVLILDDVFAELDATRRDRLAGGVLGADQVLVTAAVAEDLPASLVGRRFHVAAGEVTADAA; from the coding sequence GTGTACGTCGACCACCTCACGCTGGCCGACTTCCGGTCGTACGCGTACGTCGATGTCGACCTCGCGCCCGGAGTGGTGACCTTCGTCGGGGCGAACGGGCAGGGGAAGACCAATCTGGTCGAGGCTGTCGACTACCTGGCCACCTTGGGCTCGCACCGCGTCTCCAGCGACCTACCGCTGGTGCGGCACGGCAACGAGCGCGCGACGATCAAGGCCCGGGTCCGGGCGGGCCGTGAGGACGATCGCGCCCTGGTGCTGGAGATCGACATCCACCCCGGTCGGGCGAACAAGGCCCGGCTCAACCGGGCACCGCTGGGCCGTCCCCGCGAACTGCTGGGGATCCTGCGCACCGTGGTGTTCTCTCCGGAAGACCTCGCCGTCGTCAAGGGGGATCCGGCCGAACGCCGGCAGTTCCTCGACGGGCTGGTCACGACCCGCTGGCCCCGGATGGCCGGCGTACGCCACGACTATGACAAGGTGCTGCGGCAGCGCAACAGCCTGTTGAAGACGATGTCGGGGCGGGGTGGGCGCACGGCCGACCCGTACGCCGAGGACACCCTGCGGATCTGGGACGACCAGCTCGCGGCCGTCGGGGCCGAGGTGCTCTCCGCCCGACTGGACACCCTGGCCGCGCTGATGCCGCACGCCGCTCGGGCGTACGCCGAGATCGCCCCGAGCAACAACCTGGCCACCGCCCGCTACCGCAGCACCCTCGAGGAGGCGGCGGGCGGGGAGGGCCTGCCGTTCGATCGCGAGGAGCTGCGGCAGCTGCTGCTCACCCAGATGGCGGAACGGCGGGCGGAGGAGGTGGCGCGCGGGGTTTCCCTGGTGGGGCCGCACCGCGACGACATCGACCTCGCCCTCGGCGACCTGCCGGCGAAGGGCTACGCCAGCCACGGGGAGTCATGGTCGTACGCCCTGGCCCTCAAGCTGGGCGGTTTCCACCTGCTGCGCGCGGACGGCATCGAGCCGGTGCTGATCCTCGACGACGTCTTCGCCGAGCTGGACGCCACCCGGCGCGACCGGTTGGCCGGCGGCGTCCTCGGGGCCGACCAGGTGCTGGTCACCGCCGCGGTCGCCGAGGACCTCCCGGCCTCGCTGGTGGGCCGGCGCTTCCACGTCGCCGCCGGGGAGGTGACCGCCGATGCCGCCTGA
- the gyrB gene encoding DNA topoisomerase (ATP-hydrolyzing) subunit B, whose translation MAPDTYDASSISVLEGLEAVRKRPGMYIGSTGERGLHHLVYEVVDNSVDEALAGYCDTIRVELLPENGVRVVDNGRGIPVGIHPKEGIPAVTVALTVLHAGGKFGTGGYKVSGGLHGVGVSVVNALSERLIVDVYTDGYHWRQGFHLGTPDGPLEQLEATDATGTTVTFYASDEIFETTDYSYDTLATRFREMAFLNKGLSITIVDLRPSGELDEANGEDLDQAAAPDVGKRSRGPRTDTFRYDDGLIDYVKYLIGSKETVHSSVIAVDTHDPEHEMGLEVAMQWNHSYTESVHTFANTINTTEGGTHEEGFRSALTNTVNKWGETWGLIKKREDRVSGDDIREGLTAVISIKIGEPQFEGQTKTKLGNTEARSFVQKVVNEKLGDWFEQNPSEGKDIVRKSQAAASARIAARKARDLARNRKSLLGGGSLPGKLADCSSTNPEECEVFLVEGDSAGGSAKGGRNPRTQAILPLRGKILNVEKARIDKILQNKEVEAIINALGTGVHEEFDIEKLRYHKIVLMADADVDGAHIRTLLLTLLFRFMKPLIAAGHVYLAQPPLFRLRWTNSPHELAYNDEERDRLRDAGLAAGKKLPNINPIQRYKGLGEMDPEDLWTTTMDPDNRILLQVTLDDAAAADAMFTILMGEDVAERRAFIQRNAKDVRYLDI comes from the coding sequence GTGGCACCCGACACGTACGACGCCAGTTCCATCAGCGTCCTGGAGGGTCTGGAGGCGGTTCGCAAGCGACCGGGCATGTACATCGGCTCCACCGGGGAGCGGGGACTGCACCACCTGGTCTATGAGGTGGTCGACAACTCGGTCGACGAGGCCCTGGCAGGCTACTGCGACACCATCCGGGTCGAGTTGCTGCCGGAGAACGGCGTGCGCGTCGTCGACAACGGCCGCGGCATCCCGGTGGGTATCCACCCCAAGGAGGGCATCCCGGCCGTCACGGTCGCCCTGACCGTCCTGCACGCCGGTGGCAAGTTCGGCACCGGCGGCTACAAGGTGTCCGGCGGTCTGCACGGTGTCGGCGTCTCGGTCGTGAACGCCCTGTCCGAACGCCTGATCGTCGACGTGTACACGGATGGCTACCACTGGCGGCAGGGGTTCCACCTCGGCACCCCGGACGGCCCGCTGGAGCAGCTGGAGGCCACGGACGCCACCGGCACCACCGTCACCTTCTACGCCTCGGACGAGATCTTCGAGACGACGGACTACTCGTACGACACCCTGGCGACGCGGTTCCGGGAGATGGCCTTCCTCAACAAGGGCCTCTCGATCACGATCGTCGACCTGCGCCCGTCCGGGGAACTGGACGAGGCGAACGGTGAGGACCTCGACCAGGCGGCCGCCCCGGACGTCGGCAAGCGCTCGCGCGGCCCGCGGACCGACACCTTCCGGTACGACGACGGCCTGATCGACTACGTGAAGTACCTGATCGGCAGCAAGGAGACCGTCCACTCCAGCGTCATCGCGGTGGACACCCACGATCCCGAGCACGAGATGGGGCTCGAGGTCGCCATGCAGTGGAACCACTCCTACACGGAGTCGGTGCACACCTTCGCCAACACCATCAACACCACCGAGGGCGGCACCCACGAGGAGGGCTTCCGCTCCGCGCTGACCAACACGGTGAACAAGTGGGGCGAGACCTGGGGTCTGATCAAGAAGCGCGAGGACCGGGTCTCCGGCGACGACATCCGCGAGGGCCTCACCGCGGTGATCTCGATCAAGATCGGTGAGCCGCAGTTCGAGGGTCAGACGAAGACCAAGCTCGGCAACACCGAGGCCCGCTCGTTCGTCCAGAAGGTCGTCAACGAGAAGCTCGGCGACTGGTTCGAGCAGAACCCGTCCGAGGGCAAGGACATCGTCCGCAAGTCGCAGGCGGCGGCCTCTGCCCGGATCGCGGCCCGCAAGGCCCGTGACCTCGCCCGCAACCGGAAGAGCCTGCTCGGTGGCGGGTCGCTGCCCGGCAAGTTGGCGGACTGCTCGTCGACCAACCCGGAGGAGTGCGAGGTCTTCCTGGTCGAGGGTGACTCGGCCGGCGGTTCCGCCAAGGGTGGCCGCAACCCGCGCACCCAGGCGATCCTTCCGCTGCGCGGCAAGATCCTCAACGTCGAGAAGGCGCGGATCGACAAGATCCTCCAGAACAAGGAGGTGGAGGCGATCATCAACGCCCTCGGCACCGGCGTGCACGAGGAATTCGACATCGAGAAGCTGCGCTACCACAAGATCGTGCTGATGGCCGACGCCGACGTCGACGGTGCGCACATCCGTACGCTCCTGCTGACGCTGCTCTTCCGCTTCATGAAGCCGCTGATCGCCGCCGGGCACGTCTACCTGGCCCAGCCGCCGCTGTTCCGGCTGCGTTGGACCAACTCCCCCCACGAGCTGGCGTACAACGACGAGGAGCGCGACCGGCTCCGCGACGCCGGCCTGGCCGCCGGCAAGAAGCTGCCGAACATCAACCCGATCCAGCGCTACAAGGGCCTCGGTGAGATGGATCCGGAGGACCTCTGGACGACCACGATGGACCCGGACAACCGGATCCTGCTGCAGGTGACGCTGGACGACGCGGCGGCCGCGGACGCGATGTTCACCATCCTGATGGGTGAGGACGTCGCGGAGCGCCGGGCCTTCATCCAGCGCAACGCCAAGGACGTCCGCTACCTCGACATCTGA
- a CDS encoding glycosyltransferase 87 family protein — protein MFWLLLLATRQKRAAIVAPLSGIGTILLGFLVLPHSSVTYWTHTIFDSGRIGTPSYLSNQSYTGALSRLLGDGHTSVAWAVLALVTIVVGIGGSAVRWRQGHVAEAMLGTELVAILVSPVSWIHHLVWAWPILLLLVTAARTDIAARVIGSLWALLTVSQAIWHIPHENGRELHLHGWRIVAADSYTILALITLAWIVTRAVIAWRGSRVSPRRG, from the coding sequence ATCTTCTGGCTGCTGCTGCTCGCCACCCGGCAGAAGCGGGCGGCGATCGTCGCCCCGCTGTCCGGTATCGGCACCATCCTGCTCGGCTTCCTGGTCCTGCCGCACTCATCGGTGACGTACTGGACGCACACGATCTTCGACTCCGGCCGGATCGGGACGCCGTCCTATCTGAGCAACCAGTCCTACACCGGCGCCCTGTCCCGTCTGCTCGGCGACGGCCACACCTCGGTGGCCTGGGCCGTGCTGGCGCTGGTCACCATCGTGGTGGGCATCGGTGGCTCGGCCGTACGGTGGCGGCAGGGCCACGTGGCGGAGGCGATGCTGGGCACCGAACTGGTCGCCATCCTCGTCTCGCCGGTGTCGTGGATCCACCACCTCGTCTGGGCCTGGCCGATCCTGCTGCTGCTCGTCACGGCCGCCCGCACCGACATCGCCGCCCGCGTCATCGGATCCCTCTGGGCCCTGCTGACCGTCTCGCAGGCGATCTGGCACATCCCCCACGAGAACGGCCGGGAGCTGCACCTGCACGGCTGGCGGATCGTCGCCGCCGACAGCTACACCATCCTGGCGCTGATCACCCTGGCCTGGATCGTCACCCGGGCGGTCATCGCCTGGCGCGGGTCGCGGGTCAGTCCTCGGCGAGGGTGA
- a CDS encoding glycosyltransferase 87 family protein, which produces MWLATRLVLLFLLAGPESMARGDATYYYLKVADLAKVGLTHTMPEYPTPVVWLLQLPSLLGGFQMVYVRTFVALMVLVDLALAMWLWLRGRRNGTFAAANFWTWFIFLIGPLVFARFDIIPAFLAAAALLLLARFPAVSGGLVALGAAIKLWPAALIAGLLGQRHGRWALWLGFGVTGIVLVAASVMTAGWHRLLSPVVWQKERGLQIESVWATPAMLNALVHPGRYKIHVSSFNAWEILGQGVSLLLLASTVATLIGGLAILALGVRAWRSRGHDLYAGAMVMTTVIAIMITTNKTLSPQYLVWLGGPLAVLLLVRPGRLPVADRLLVALALLMGVLTQLIFPIFYEVLNVLQPSVGHTLMTLDLAIRNLALVVFTVLSFVRAWVLVGASAPASVRVGSGRPPLPAVGSDDVLPDTVR; this is translated from the coding sequence ATGTGGCTGGCAACGCGACTCGTCCTGCTGTTCCTCCTGGCAGGACCCGAGTCGATGGCCAGGGGCGACGCCACCTACTACTACCTCAAGGTGGCCGACCTGGCGAAGGTCGGATTGACGCACACCATGCCGGAGTACCCGACCCCGGTCGTCTGGTTGCTGCAGCTGCCCTCGCTGCTCGGCGGGTTCCAGATGGTCTACGTCAGGACGTTCGTCGCCCTCATGGTGCTGGTGGACCTGGCCCTCGCGATGTGGCTGTGGCTGCGGGGCCGGCGGAACGGAACCTTCGCCGCGGCCAACTTCTGGACCTGGTTCATCTTCCTGATCGGGCCGCTGGTCTTCGCCCGGTTCGACATCATCCCCGCCTTCCTCGCCGCGGCGGCACTCCTGCTGCTCGCGCGCTTCCCCGCGGTCTCGGGTGGCCTGGTCGCGCTGGGGGCGGCGATCAAGCTCTGGCCCGCGGCGCTGATCGCCGGTCTGCTGGGACAGCGGCACGGCCGATGGGCGCTCTGGCTCGGCTTCGGGGTCACCGGAATCGTCCTGGTCGCGGCCAGCGTGATGACCGCCGGCTGGCACCGTCTGCTGTCCCCGGTGGTGTGGCAGAAGGAGCGTGGCCTCCAGATCGAGTCGGTCTGGGCCACCCCGGCGATGCTGAACGCCCTGGTCCACCCCGGCCGGTACAAGATCCACGTGTCGTCGTTCAATGCCTGGGAGATCCTCGGTCAGGGCGTGTCGCTGCTGCTGTTGGCCTCGACCGTCGCGACCCTCATCGGAGGCCTGGCGATCCTCGCCCTCGGTGTGCGGGCCTGGCGTTCCCGCGGGCACGACCTGTACGCAGGAGCGATGGTGATGACCACGGTGATCGCCATCATGATCACCACGAACAAGACCCTCAGCCCGCAGTACCTGGTGTGGCTGGGCGGACCGTTGGCCGTCCTCCTGCTCGTGCGGCCGGGTCGACTCCCGGTGGCGGACCGCCTGCTGGTGGCGCTCGCCCTCCTGATGGGTGTGTTGACCCAGCTGATCTTCCCGATCTTCTACGAGGTGCTGAACGTCCTCCAGCCGAGCGTGGGCCACACCCTGATGACTCTTGACCTGGCGATCAGGAACCTGGCGCTGGTCGTCTTCACTGTGCTGTCCTTCGTCCGGGCCTGGGTCCTGGTCGGCGCCTCCGCGCCTGCCTCCGTACGGGTCGGATCCGGACGTCCGCCCCTGCCTGCGGTGGGGTCCGACGACGTGCTCCCGGACACCGTACGGTAG